The Hemiscyllium ocellatum isolate sHemOce1 chromosome 7, sHemOce1.pat.X.cur, whole genome shotgun sequence genome window below encodes:
- the LOC132817384 gene encoding beta-crystallin A2, which produces MTTQPMDIMGQWKITVWEEQNFQGKHCEFMLECPNIMERGFNKIRSIKVECGPWVGYEYPEFQGQQFILEKGDYPHWDAWSGNSGYRTEHMLSFRPIKCANHSDSKITLYENENFQGRKFELCDDYPSLQAMGWCNKEVASIKVNSGAWVGYQYPGYRGYQYIFERDRHNGEFKNYNEYSTQAHTNQLQSIRRIQH; this is translated from the exons ATGACGACCCAACCAATGGACATCATGGGCCAGTGGAAGATCACCGTCTGGGAAGAGCAAAACTTCCAGGGAAAACATTGTGAGTTTATGCTGGAATGTCCTAACATCATGGAACGAGGATTCAACAAGATACGATCCATTAAGGTGGAATGCGGACC CTGGGTGGGATATGAGTATCCAGAATTTCAGGGCCAGCAGTTCATCCTGGAGAAAGGTGACTACCCACACTGGGATGCTTGGAGTGGAAACAGTGGCTACAGAACAGAGCACATGCTCTCCTTTCGCCCCATCAAGTGTGCT AATCACAGTGACAGCAAGATCACTCTTTATGAAAATGAGAACTTCCAGGGCCGTAAGTTTGAGTTGTGTGATGACTACCCCTCCCTGCAGGCCATGGGTTGGTGTAACAAGGAGGTTGCTTCCATCAAGGTGAACTCTGGAGC GTGGGTTGGCTACCAGTACCCAGGATACAGGGGCTACCAGTACATctttgagagagacagacacaatgGTGAGTTCAAGAACTACAATGAATACAGCACCCAGGCCCATACCAATCAGCTCCAGTCTATCCGCCGAATCCAGCACTGA